The Pyrenophora tritici-repentis strain M4 chromosome 2, whole genome shotgun sequence genome window below encodes:
- a CDS encoding WD domain containing protein, giving the protein MAVDDFLSRDTDAFVLAQKAYYPTKIPIAHYQLRHFISCPEPDLLYYASGATVYCLNAATRTQAHVTTLPWEARCTASGHGYVCVGGEENGNFAAIKVTGFPPTDPSDVDASLPFDLDHRLPRPPLLGAASRIRLEKIGTDIVNSISIHKLPADGHGQDDIVAVLTNNDKTVRIYSLTQNLELAVLDLPFAMNHATISPDGQMLVAVGDAPIGYFFQRTKSQKSGSKPLETWILSTPPEWELLKHVTLYRPANSHADGYFTTAWSPAGRLCAVGSECGYITVFDVELLKTVEYGEDAILQLISSTRPDTRTGPGAVRTMHFSPAPWDFLIWSEDQGRVCIADLRAGLKVKQVLTLDSKEEGLENVEIADFDLTLSPEMHELRREADFIRRYRRALDSEGTAAAVNAANEYFEADSERQRLHRRLGVVESDNDPLGLTARERQVLSALRTSQRQREDAREQGITPRSINYTTSGHLDTPLEPTARDVADVMAQFMMEGTSPNHSHRWLQERTTPRRQASVIVSINEGTVNAPAIVTNITDTAITRSPNPVPAHARRVPNSEIIASTDAAWRTVEEALAVEQARAANRSTALNTLGADGNPTAPELRSELRRIRQLTQARERLRNTRAGQPMTESYEFSLGLRRASRTTHDARLGARTAGLAMSQDGKTLYCGTEEGIFEFKMNLHVRKAFPAITPR; this is encoded by the exons ATGGCCGTCGATGACTTTCT GAGTCGCGATACGGACGCCTTTGTATTGGCCCAGAAAGCTTACTATCCTACAAAGATCCCTATCGC ACACTATCAACTACGCCACTTCATCTCGTGTCCCGAACCCGACCTCCTCTACTATGCGAGCGGCGCTACCGTCTACTGCCTCAATGCGGCTACACGAACCCAAGCCCACGTAACCACACTACCCTGGGAGGCACGCTGCACCGCATCCGGTCACGGCTATGTCTGCGTCGGTGGGGAGGAAAACGGGAATTTTGCAGCCATCAAGGTCACCGGCTTCCCTCCTACCGACCCCTCCGACGTCGACGCCTCCCTGCCTTTTGACTTGGACCATCGCCTGCCACGACCGCCACTCCTAGGCGCCGCGTCGCGCATACGCCTCGAGAAGATTGGAACCGATATCGTCAACTCCATATCAATACACAAGCTGCCTGCGGATGGCCACGGTCAGGATGACATTGTCGCAGTCCTtaccaacaacgacaagACAGTGCGCATATACTCACTCACCCAGAACCTGGAGCTGGCAGTACTTGACCTGCCCTTTGCAATGAACCATGCCACCATATCGCCCGATGGACAAATGTTGGTCGCCGTCGGCGACGCCCCGATTGGCTACTTTTTCCAACGTACAAAGTCGCAAAAGTCCGGCAGCAAGCCCCTTGAGACGTGGATACTATCGACCCCCCCAGAGTGGGAGCTGCTCAAGCATGTGACGCTGTACCGTCCCGCAAATTCGCATGCCGACGGCTACTTTACAACGGCATGGTCACCTGCGGGCCGTCTCTGCGCCGTTGGCTCGGAATGCGGGTACATTACTGTTTTCGATGTGGAGCTGTTGAAAACGGTCGAGTATGGCGAGGATGCCATATTGCAGCTAATCAGCTCTACAAGACCAGACACCCGAACCGGGCCCGGTGCAGTGCGGACAATGCACTTCTCACCAGCCCCATGGGACTTTCTCATATGGAGTGAGGATCAAGGAAGAGTATGCATCGCTGACTTGCGAGCTGGTCTTAAGGTGAAGCAAGTCCTCACATTGGACTCGAAAGAGGAAGGTTTGGAGAATGTCGAAATAGCCGACTTTGACCTGACTCTCAGTCCAGAGATGCATGAGTTGCGGAGAGAAGCAGACTTCATCCGGAGATACCGCCGCGCTCTCGATTCTGAAGGGACTGCGGCGGCCGTGAATGCAGCAAATGAATATTTCGAAGCCGACTCTGAGCGACAAAGACTGCATCGCCGATTGGGTGTGGTAGAGTCAGATAACGACCCGCTTGGCTTGACGGCACGCGAAAGGCAGGTTCTCAGTGCCCTACGGACTAGCCAAAGGCAGCGCGAGGACGCTCGCGAGCAGGGAATAACGCCCAGGAGCATCAACTACACGACTTCTGGGCACCTTGACACACCATT GGAGCCCACCGCTCGCGATGTAGCTGATGTCATGGCCCAATTCATGATGGAAGGCACTAGCCCAAACCATTCACATCGCTGGCTTCAAGAGCGCACAACGCCCCGACGCCAAGCCTCTGTAATTGTATCAATCAACGAGGGCACTGTCAACGCGCCTGCCATAGTCACCAACATTACCGACACGGCCATCACACGGTCACCCAATCCAGTTCCAGCACATGCACGTCGTGTGCCGAATAGCGAAATAATCGCTTCAACGGATGCAGCGTGGCGCACAGTGGAGGAGGCGCTTGCGGTTGAACAAGCTCGGGCTGCGAACCGTAGCACAGCATTGAATACACTCGGTGCTGATGGTAACCCCACTGCGCCAGAACTTCGCAGTGAACTTCGCCGCATCCGCCAATTGACGCAGGCGCGTGAGCGACTTCGAAACACTCGCGCTGGTCAGCCCATGACGGAAAGTTACGAATTCAGTCTGGGCCTTCGTCGAGCGAGTCGTACCACACATGATGCCAGACTGGGTGCGCGTACAGCAGGGCTTGCTATGAGCCAAGACGGAAAGACATTATACTGTGGTACGGAGGAAGGCATCTTTGAGTTCAAGATGAACCTCCATGTGAGAAAGGCGTTTCCTGCAATTACGCCACGATAA
- a CDS encoding HSP70 multi-domain protein has translation MFSSRLSRNVLPRAAAAARRTPAFRAPPMFARGYAEGGQEKVKGSVIGIDLGTTNSAVAVMEGKVPRIIENSEGGRTTPSVVGFTKEGERLVGIAAKRQAVVNPENTLFATKRLIGRKFTDAEVQRDIQQVPYKIVQHTNGDAWLEAQGQKYSPSQVGGFVLGKMKETAESYMGKNVKNAVVTVPAYFNDSQRQATKDAGQIAGLNVLRVVNEPTAAALAYGLDKATDNVVAVYDLGGGTFDISILEIQAGVFEVKSTNGDTHLGGEDFDITLVRHLVDQFKKEQGIDLNSDRMAIQRIREAAEKAKIELSSSSQTDINLPFITADASGPKHINTKLSRAQLEKMMDPLISRTVEPVRKALKDANLKATDISEVILVGGMTRMPKVTESVKSIFGRDPAKSVNPDEAVAIGAAIQGAVLAGEVTDLLLLDVTPLSLGIETLGGVFTRLINRNTTIPTKKSQVFSTAADFQSAVEIKVYQGERELVRDNKLLGNFQLVGIPPAHRGVPQIEVTFDIDADSIVHVHAKDKSTNKDQSITIASGSGLSETEIENMVKDSEQYAEQDKERKNAIEAANRADSVVNDTEKALKEFEDRLDKAEAEKIKEKITSMREFISQSQSGEGSATAAEIKEKTDELQNASLSLFDQMHKARSESQNQSEQPQQPGEGEGDKKQ, from the exons ATGTTTTCGTCGAGATTATCACGGAAT GTTTTGCCGCGTGCTGCTGCGGCGGCGCGACGCACACCCGCATTCAGGGCTCCGCCCATGTTTGCGCGAGGATATGCAGAGGGCGGCCAAGAGAAGGTCAAGGGCTCAGTCATTGGTATTGATTTGGGAACTACCAACTCTGCCGTTGCCGTCATGGAGGGCAAAGTCCCCCGCATCATTGAGAACTCGGAGG GTGGCCGCACAACCCCATCTGTCGTTGGTTTCACAAAGGAGGGTGAGCGTCTAGTCGGTATTGCCGCCAAGCGCCAGGCAGTCGTCAACCCAGAAAACACTCTCTTCGCCACCAAGCGTCTCATCGGCCGAAAGTTCACCGATGCTGAGGTCCAGCGCGATATCCAGCAAGTTCCATACAAGATCGTCCAGCACACCAACGGTGATGCCTGGCTCGAGGCCCAGGGACAAAAGTACTCTCCTTCGCAGGTTGGTGGTTTCGTCCTTGGAAAGATGAAGGAGACTGCCGAGTCCTACATGGGCAAGAATGTCAAGAACGCCGTCGTCACCGTCCCCGCCTACTTCAACGACTCCCAGCGTCAAGCCACCAAGGACGCCGGTCAAATCGCTGGTCTCAACGTTCTCCGTGTCGTCAACGAACCCACTGCTGCTGCTCTCGCCTACGGTCTTGACAAGGCCACCGACAACGTCGTAGCTGTCTACGATTTGGGTGGTGGTACTTTCGATATCTCCATTCTTGAGATTCAGGCCGGTGTCTTCGAGGTCAAGTCTACCAACGGTGACACTCACCTTGGAGGTGAGGACTTTGATATTACCCTCGTCCGCCACCTTGTCGACCAGTTCAAGAAGGAGCAGGGTATCGACCTGAACAGCGACCGCATGGCCATTCAGCGTATCCGTGAGGCTGCCGAGAAGGCCAAGATTGAGCTTTCTTCTTCCTCGCAAACCGACATCAACCTGCCTTTCATCACTGCCGACGCTTCCGGCCCCAAGCACATCAACACCAAGCTCAGCCGTGCTCAGCTtgagaagatgatggaccCTCTGATCAGCCGCACTGTCGAGCCCGTCCGCAAGGCTCTGAAGGATGCTAACTTGAAGGCCACCGACATCTCCGAGGTCATCCTCGTTGGTGGTATGACCCGTATGCCCAAGGTCACCGAATCCGTCAAGAGCATCTTCGGCCGTGACCCCGCCAAGTCGGTTAACCCCGATGAGGCTGTCGCCATCGGTGCCGCTATCCAGGGTGCTGTCCTTGCTGGTGAGGTTACCGACCTTCTTCTGCTCGATGTTACCCCTCTTTCTCTCGGTATTGAGACTCTCGGCGGTGTCTTCACTCGTCTGATCAACCGTAACACTACCATCCCCACCAAGAAGTCCCAGGTCTTCTCTACTGCGGCCGATTTCCAGAGCGCCGTCGAGATCAAGGTTTACCAGGGTGAGCGTGAGCTCGTCCGTGACAACAAGCTCCTAGGCAACTTCCAGCTTGTTGGCATTCCACCAGCCCACCGTGGTGTACCTCAGATCGAAGTTACCTTCGATATCGATGCTGACTCTATTGTCCACGTTCACGCAAAGGACAAGTCCACCAACAAGGACCAGTCCATCACCATCGCCTCTGGATCTGGTCTCTCTGAGACCGAGATCGAGAACATGGTCAAGGACTCTGAGCAGTACGCTGAGCAAGACAAGGAGCGCAAGAACGCTATCGAGGCTGCCAACCGTGCCGACAGCGTTGTCAACGACACTGAGAAGGCCCTCAAGGAATTCGAGGACCGCCTCGACAAGGCTGAGGCTGAGAAGATCAAGGAGAAGATCACCTCTATGCGTGAGTTCATCTCCCAGAGCCAGTCTGGTGAGGGTTCCGCCACCGCCGCCGAGATCAAGGAGAAGACCGATGAGCTCCAGAACGCCTCTTTGAGCCTCTTCGACCAGATGCACAAGGCCCGCTCTGAGAGCCAAAACCAGAGCGAGCAGCCTCAGCAGCCTGGTGAGGGTGAGGGCGACAAGAAGCAGTAA
- a CDS encoding EutG, Alcohol dehydrogenase, class IV, whose product MTDATNYPLSGLWQPTQLQRLHYGPDSVKQHLLSCLPKESSKAFIITGNSLANKTPLVKQVEELLGSRHAGTFSKIGEHAPVAQLDEATKLVKKDDSIDTVISIGGGSPIDSAKAISYRLHEKTGNYLYHISIPTTLSASECTFMAGYTQSDGVKTGVRGKELVPSVVIYDSKFALHTPERLWMSTGMRAMDHAIELLYHPTATEMPARWLTLQSAATLFEILPLYKKDPKNENIITKLQLAAFASLGFMGYNMKGGLGLSHALGYALGSPYSIPHGITSCLTLGHVVKLKAQDPAAAEQIVRLLPFIGESASGDVKKDADRVGERVLQLVKDLELDSDLSKYKVGKDQIPIITERATGGQKEGQVYEAVEGLVKGLFA is encoded by the coding sequence ATGACAGACGCAACAAATTATCCCCTGTCCGGTCTCTGGCAGCCCACGCAACTTCAGAGACTGCATTATGGACCCGACTCTGTCAAACAGCATCTACTGTCCTGTCTTCCTAAAGAGTCCAGCAAAGCATTCATCATCACCGGTAACTCACTCGCCAACAAAACACCCCTCGTAAAACAAGTCGAGGAACTTCTGGGCTCGCGACACGCAGGCACCTTTTCCAAAATCGGAGAACATGCACCAGTCGCACAACTCGACGAAGCAACCAAGTTAGTAAAGAAAGATGATAGCATCGATACCGTCATCTCTATCGGTGGCGGAAGCCCCATTGACAGCGCCAAAGCAATCAGCTACCGTCTACACGAAAAGACTGGAAATTACCTCTACCACATCTCTATACCAACCACGCTGAGTGCAAGTGAATGCACATTCATGGCCGGCTACACGCAATCCGACGGCGTGAAAACCGGTGTCAGAGGCAAAGAACTAGTCCCAAGCGTTGTAATCTACGATTCCAAGTTTGCTCTTCACACACCCGAGCGTCTTTGGATGAGCACAGGCATGCGTGCCATGGATCATGCCATTGAGTTACTGTATCATCCCACCGCCACGGAGATGCCTGCGCGGTGGCTCACTCTACAATCTGCGGCCACGTTGTTCGAGATTCTGCCCCTGTATAAGAAGGACCCCAAGAACGAGAATATAATTACGAAGCTACAGCTTGCGGCTTTTGCGTCGCTGGGATTTATGGGGTATAACATGAAGGGCGGGTTGGGACTGAGCCATGCGCTGGGGTATGCACTTGGCTCACCGTATTCGATTCCTCATGGCATTACGTCTTGTCTTACGCTGGGGCATGTGGTCAAGCTCAAAGCTCAGGATCCTGCTGCTGCAGAGCAGATTGTGAGGTTGTTGCCGTTTATTGGCGAGAGTGCGTCGGGTGATGTGAAGAAAGATGCGGATAGGGTTGGGGAGAGGGTTTTGCAGTTGGTAAAGGACCTGGAACTGGACAGTGATTTGAGCAAGTACAAGGTTGGCAAGGATCAGATTCCGATTATCACGGAGCGAGCTACTGGGGGGCAGAAGGAGGGCCAAGTTTATGAGGCTGTGGAGGGTTTGGTCAAAGGGCTTTTTGCTTGA
- a CDS encoding ribosomal RNA-processing protein 8 gives MFSVPGWNVAAQVKTQVEAPKPKESKPGKKAQKRKEKREEQQVNADNLAEQWESIASGKGSEVVKTQKAEAKDVEFTDEAAQEKRGKKRKRGKAGGNKDKRQGEDGAKDSETEDATAADDTKASPAKPATDKPTTADAESKRDKKKRKKESKADKLLAANANDTASTPAAPTLENLLPEPKGLTPLQRSMRSKLASARFRHLNEALYTKPSADSASLFKEDPSMFEDYHRGFAQQVEVWPSNPVDSYVNSILVRSKLRPKDQRRDRRGPPKNAVRRGPGFEEEETTTIAPPRGDAKPLPRDLKGHSTIADLGCGTASLSYRLQPHLQSLNLTFHSFDLSQPTGPSKNLVTVADIKALPLPDNSVDVAIFCLALMGTNWLDFIDEAYRILRWKGELWVSEIKSRFGRVDKKKGGVPINSIGSLKKNVDKKLLKPTKKQKADKAPAEGPEDSEDEAELAVVVDGQEGKDGTDVSAFIDVLRKRGFVLDALPERPGDAIDLSNKMFVKMQFVKAAHPSKGKNARDDQKAGAVAQRGGGMKFGLKGKRMSAVADEEEGDEKEKAVLKPCLYKIR, from the coding sequence ATGTTCTCAGTACCCGGCTGGAACGTTGCCGCGCAGGTTAAGACTCAGGTCGAAGCGCCAAAGCCAAAAGAATCAAAACCGGGAAAAAAGGCGCAGAAGCGGAAAGAAAAGCGAGAGGAGCAACAGGTGAATGCAGATAATTTAGCAGAGCAATGGGAAAGCATCGCGAGTGGCAAGGGTAGTGAGGTGGTGAAGACACAGAAGGCTGAGGCGAAGGATGTAGAATTCACAGATGAGGCGGCGCAAGAGAAGCGCggaaagaagaggaagagagggaAGGCTGGCGGTAACAAAGACAAGAGGCAGGGAGAAGACGGCGCAAAAGATTCAGAGACAGAGGATGCGACGGCAGCAGATGATACAAAGGCTAGCCCTGCGAAGCCTGCCACAGACAAACCTACAACCGCCGATGCTGAATCCAAACGcgacaagaagaagcgcaagaaGGAGTCCAAGGCAGATAAACTACTGGCTGCAAATGCGAATGATACGGCCTCTACCCCCGCAGCTCCAACCCTCGAGAATCTCCTTCCCGAACCAAAGGGCCTAACTCCCCTCCAACGCTCAATGCGTAGCAAGCTTGCCAGCGCCCGCTTCCGCCACCTAAACGAAGCGCTTTATACCAAGCCCTCCGCTGACAGCGCTTCTCTCTTCAAGGAAGACCCCTCCATGTTCGAAGACTACCACCGCGGTTTTGCGCAGCAAGTCGAAGTCTGGCCATCAAACCCTGTAGACAGCTATGTCAACAGCATACTAGTACGCAGCAAGCTACGGCCCAAGGACCAGCGAAGAGACCGAAGAGGACCACCCAAGAACGCCGTTCGCCGAGGTCCTGGTTTCGAAGAAGAGGAAACCACCACTATCGCACCTCCCCGCGGCGACGCGAAACCCCTCCCCCGAGACCTTAAAGGCCACAGCACAATCGCCGACTTGGGCTGCGGCACAGCCTCCCTCTCCTACCGCCTCCAACCCCACCTCCAATCTCTAAACCTCACATTCCACTCCTTCGACCTCTCGCAGCCTACGGGCCCCTCCAAAAACCTCGTCACCGTCGCAGATATCAAGGCGCTTCCGCTCCCCGATAACTCGGTCGACGTAGCCATCTTCTGCCTCGCCCTCATGGGCACAAACTGGCTCGACTTCATCGACGAAGCATACCGCATCCTGCGCTGGAAAGGCGAATTGTGGGTTTCGGAAATCAAGTCGCGGTTCGGTCGCGTCGATAAGAAAAAGGGCGGTGTTCCTATAAACTCAATCGGCTCGCTGAAGAAGAATGTAGATAAGAAACTACTGAAACCGACGAAGAAACAAAAAGCGGATAAGGCGCCTGCTGAAGGGCCGGAGGACTCGGAGGACGAGGCGGAGCTTGCGGTTGTGGTTGATGGGCAAGAGGGAAAGGACGGCACGGATGTATCTGCTTTCATCGACGTCCTGCGTAAGCGTGGCTTTGTGCTGGATGCGTTGCCAGAGAGGCCCGGTGATGCGATTGATCTGAGCAACAAGATGTTTGTCAAGATGCAATTTGTCAAGGCTGCGCATCCTAGCAAGGGCAAGAACGCAAGGGATGATCAGAAAGCTGGTGCAGTGGCGCAGAGAGGCGGAGGGATGAAGTTTGGGCTCAAGGGAAAGAGGATGAGTGCTGTTGctgacgaagaagaaggggATGAAAAAGAAAAAGCTGTGTTGAAGCCATGTCTGTATAAAATTAGGTAG
- a CDS encoding aspartyl protease, whose product MPPGSTIKDLKGFIEADTNLPSASQSLYLNGQPVSIETQTLEDAGIRDGEMLAVVMRAAPRPNRNLHQPGRPTQPDPEGVRQLVLNDPQQMHKLRQGDPELAATVNDAARWRETYAMRQRQAEESERERQNQIALLNEDPFNVEAQRKIEDIIRQDRVVENLQKAYDENPEVFTRVHMLYVNTEVNGVPVKAFVDSGAQATIMSPDCAERCGIMRLMDVRYAGMARGVGTARILGRVHHAEIKIGGAVMPCAFTVMEGKDVDLLFGLDMLKRYRAKIDLEKNALCFEGQEVPFLHESEIPKSFEEAELNEPTVSGPNGEEIGAKTGAVRPKGSAHAGPSNAASSSSSQSAQSAQPQAAQSNASKAPLSSPTPLNFPREHVQQLMSMFHCSELAARQALEMYGGDVELAAGFLLESIDEDDPAQFLITRRYSAWLQER is encoded by the exons ATGCCCCCAGGCAGCACCATCAAGGACCTCAAGGGCTTCATCGAGGCCGACACCAACCTCCCTTCGGCGTCACAGAGCCTCTACCTGAACGGCCAGCCGGTATCCATCGAAACACAAACACTAGAGGATGCCGGAATAAGGGATGGCGAGATGTTGGCCGTGGTGATGCGCGCCGCACCTCGACCAAACCGGAATCTTCACCAACCCGGACGACCTACCCAGCCTGATCCAGAGGGTGTTCGCCAGCTCGTCCTGAACGACCCGCAACAGATGCATAAGCTGCGTCAAGGCGACCCCGAGCTCGCCGCTACTGTCAACGACGCTGCCCGCTGGAGAGAGACGTACGCCATGCGACAGCGACAAGCAGAGGAATCTGAGCGCGAGCGTCAGAACCAGATCGCCCTGCTCAACGAGGACCCCTTCAACGTCGAGGCACAACGGAAGATTGAAGACATTATCCGCCAGGACCGCGTCGTCGAGAATCTGCAAAAGGCCTACGATGAGAACCCCGAAG TATTCACACGCGTGCACATGCTCTACGTCAACACCGAAGTCAATGGCGTACCCGTCAAGGCCTTTGTTGATTCCGGCGCCCAGGCCACCATCATGTCACCCGACTGTGCAGAGCGGTGTGGAATCATGCGTTTGATGGACGTACGGTACGCCGGTATGGCACGTGGTGTCGGTACGGCACGTATCCTGGGTCGTGTGCACCACGCCGAGATCAAGATTGGAGGTGCCGTTATGCCGTGCGCCTTCACTGTCATGGAAGGCAAGGACGTCGATCTGCTGTTTGGTTTGGACATGCTCAAGCGCTACCGCGCCAAGATTGATCTAGAGAAGAACGCACTATGCTTCGAAGGTCAGGAAGTACCTTTCTTGCACGAGTCTGAGATTCCCAAGAGCTTCGAGGAGGCCGAGCTAAACGAGCCTACCGTTTCTGGTCCCAATGGAGAGGAAATCGGTGCCAAGACGGGTGCAGTGCGGCCCAAGGGTTCTGCTCATGCTGGTCCCTCCAACGCTgcatcatcgtcatcgtctCAATCGGCTCAGTCGGCACAACCGCAAGCAGCACAGTCCAATGCATCCAAGGCGCCCCTGTCGTCTCCAACCCCACTTAACTTTCCTCGGGAGCACGTCCAACAGCTGATGAGCATGTTCCATTGCAGCGAGCTAGCAGCCAGGCAAGCGCTGGAGATGTACGGGGGCGATGTCGAACTTGCCGCGGGTTTCCTTCTCG AAAGCATCGACGAAGATGACCCGGCGCAGTTCCTAATCACTCGTCGGTACTCGGCTTGGTTACAAGAGCG ATAG
- a CDS encoding acetyltransferase yields MPRDLLADKKTLDSMPKLSRTPETVASPEPVEQSSNSLVPHRSSHIAQEERLKQMGVRPYASLLNVADLDDCDWLEHAAFDPIEAATREKLEYRLQTCGELCSGLFSSAYPTNSGPLGELIKTRSFPHIDSSDSDRKRVLLAHIISTKAKSPLVTDDAMDYPKDWKTKYQLAPSIGHNEDGQTVCLHSLCVHPNFARKGLGMILLKSYTQRIKDAGVASRIALICRDRYIPFYEKAGFKEVGPSKCQYGGGNWVDMVMDFADSGDDGWDH; encoded by the exons ATGCCACGAGATTTATTAGCAGACAAGAAGACGCTGGATAGCATGCCCAAACTGTCAAGAACCCCAGAGACCGTCGCTAGCCCGGAACCCGTGGAGCAATCGTCGAATAGTCTGGTGCCGCACCGCAGCTCCCATATTGCCCAGGAGGAGAGGCTCAAACAGATGGGCGTCAGGCCTTACGCTTCGCTGCTCAATGTGGCCGACTTGGACGACTGCGACTGGCTCGAGCATGCGGCTTTTGATCCTATTGAAGCTGCAACGCGGGAAAAG CTCGAATACCGTCTGCAAACATGCGGCGAACTCTGCAGCGGGCTCTTCTCATCGGCTTACCCCACCAACTCCGGCCCCCTGGGTGAACTTATCAAAACTCGATCTTTTCCTCACATAGACTCATCAGACAGCGATCGGAAGCGCGTGCTACTGGCCCATATCATCTCTACCAAGGCAAAGTCGCCCCTCGTTACCGATGACGCCATGGACTACCCCAAGGACTGGAAGACAAAGTACCAACTCGCCCCTAGTATAGGCCATAACGAGGATGGCCAGACAGTATGTCTTCACTCTCTTTGCGTTCACCCCAATTTTGCGCGCAAGGGGCTGGGTATGATTCTGCTGAAAAGTTACACGCAACGCATCAAGGACGCGGGAGTAGCCAGTCGCATAGCACTTATTTGCAGGGATCGCTATATACCATTTTATGAAAAGGCCGGGTTCAAGGAGGTTGGCCCGAGCAAGTGCCAGTATGGTGGTGGCAACTGGGTGGACATGGTGATGGATTTTGCGGACAGTGGAGACGATGGGTGGGACCATTGA